A portion of the Sabethes cyaneus chromosome 3, idSabCyanKW18_F2, whole genome shotgun sequence genome contains these proteins:
- the LOC128739731 gene encoding uncharacterized protein LOC128739731, with amino-acid sequence MDNENQHGDDNESVGDAAFVDYDLEELEDEIANSENLNRDDLFFVTLLVYKRQFKGQSSGTYVARWELSAGSNTEFLHKVWNLSKGHLAREILFVPNVDGTSSPSWSSNEVPIESEFHKFVLFQSGRRNYTLDKLSNENNNLLQSWRDKEISLYLHIYSLSISSRAVWNSVKDVLIDPAEKDRSGAALTQAVFELSDNLRSTHGNHLEGHGMAWSFWANSILNAPAHLRETMKNYPPQHLSHLFRAKEGPRISAIKRELNVAHSVNNSFHEEITSLRQAFDVLDTSFEHLRGTMNIVKHRLEALEIRDKLSENLINAMESSTNVQEDQQGKTLSMEITDTEDVDHIETFY; translated from the exons ATGGACAACGAAAATCAGCACGGAGACGACAATGAATCCGTTGGCGACGCAGCGTTTGTCGACTACGATTTAGAGGAACTGGAGGACGAGATCGCGAACTCGGAAAATCTGAA TCGCGATGATTTATTCTTTGTTACGTTGCTGGTTTACAAACGGCAATTTAAAGGACAGTCATCTGGAACTTACGTTGCTCGATGGGAACTGTCAGCAGGAAGCAATACTGAGTTTTTGCACAAAGTTTGGAATTTATCTAAAGGACATTTAGCTCGTGAGATACTGTTCGTGCCGAATGTTGATGGGACATCTAGTCCATCATGGAGCTCCAACGAAGTGCCAATTGAAAGCGAATTTCACAAGTTCGTGCTATTCCAATCTGGTCGGCGAAACTACACTCTAGACAAGCTGAGTAATGAAAATAACAATCTTTTGCAGAGCTGGAGGGACAAAGAAATTTCTTTATACTTGCATATTTATTCGCTCTCAATAAGTAGTCGAGCAGTTTGGAATTCAGTCAAGGATGTGTTGATTGATCCAGCCGAAAAGGACAGATCCGGAGCAGCATTGACTCAAGCCGTATTTGAATTATCTGATAATCTTAGATCGACTCACGGTAATCACTTGGAAGGACATGGAATGGCCTGGTCATTCTGGGCAAACAGTATTTTGAATGCTCCCGCTCATCTCAGAGAAACTATGAAAAACTATCCTCCTCAACATTTGTCTCATTTGTTTCGTGCCAAGGAAGGACCTCGAATCAGTGCTATTAAACGAGAATTGAATGTAGCGCACAGTGTGAATAATAGTTTTCATGAGGAAATCACATCCCTTCGACAGGCTTTTGATGTACTAGATACGAGTTTTGAACATCTTCGCGGGACGATGAACATTGTAAAACATCGTTTAGAGGCTTTAGAGATAAGGGACAAGCTCAGTGAAAACCTAATCAATGCAATGGAGTCATCTACAAATGTGCAAGAAGACCAACAAGGCAAAACGTTGAGCATGGAAATCACAGACACTGAAGATGTTGACCATATTGAAACGTTTTATTAA